The DNA sequence aggactggtataggaaactctctctagtctagcccatgaaaggactggtataggaaactctctctagtctagcccatgaaaggactggtatatgaaactctctctagtctagcccatgaaaggactggtataggaaactccctctagtctagcccatgaaaggactggtataggaaactctctctagtctagcccatgaaaggactggtataggaaactccctctagtctagcccatgaaaggactggtataggaaactctctctagtctagcccatgaaaggaccagtataggaaactctctctagtctagcccatgaaaggactggtataggaaactcccctgtagtctagcccatgaaaggactggtataggaaactctctctagtctagcccatgaaaggactggtattatgaaactctctctagtctagcccatgaaaggactggtataggaaactccctctagtctagcccatgaaaggactggtataggaaactctctctagtctagcccatgaaaggactggtataggaaactctctctagtctagcccatgaaaggactggtataggaaactctctctagtctagcccatgaaaggactggtataggaaactctctctagtctagcccatgaaaggactggtataggaaactccctctagtctagcccatgaaaggactggtataggaaactctctctagtctagcccatgaaaggactggtataggaaactccctctagtctagcccatgaaaggactggtataggaaactccctctagtctagcccatgaaaggactggtataggaaactcccctctagtctagcccatgaaaggactggtataggaaactctctctagtctagcccatgaaaggactggtataggaaactctctctagtctagcccatgaaaggactggtatatgaaactctctctagtctagcccatgaaaggactggtataggaaactctctctagtctagcccatgaaaggactggtataggaaactctctctagtctatgaaaggactggtataggaaactctctctagtctagcccatgaaaggactggtataggaaactctctctagtctagcccatgaaaggactggtataggaaactccctctagtctagcccatgaaaggactggtataggaaactctctctagtctatgaaaggactggtataggaaactccctctagtctagcccatgaaaggactggtataggaaactctctctagtctagcccatgaaaggactggtataggaaactctctagtctagcccatgaaaggactggtatagtaAACTCTCTGTAATCTAGCCCCATGCTTATGCCAATCCAACACCTAAATGTGGTGAAGACTATATGAGTGCACAATTCGACAGCAAGGACAAATGATTAGGATGTCATCCTCTCTATGGTAAATAAAAAGTTTAAAAGGGCGTTTCTCTCCGTCTCTTCTAGAACCCTCTATCTGGAGAGAAGAACATCACCTCTCCcagtggaggaggagacaggacagAGGGGAGGAACAGGAACCACGTTCACCGCAGGGAGCTGGAGAGGaacgagatggagggagacctggAAACTCTGGTACTGTCCGTACGACGGCGTTGGGGCCAATTTCCCGAAATTGAAAAGCAGTGGGAATTTCAGTTTACATCCCGATTGGACTAAAAATGGAAATggaattgactccaaccctgTTGTAAACTAATCATACAGTAACAACCACATGGATGAAGGAGATCAGTGATGGTGTGTGTCTCCTCTCTCAGGACTGTTCGAAGGTCCAGTGTCTGAAGATCCGGTGTCAGGTGGGCCGTGTGGAGAGAGGTCAGAGTGCTATCCTCTACATCCACTCCAGACTTGGGGTGGCCACCTTCCTCAAGGTGAGACTCCTGTCTGCTATGCCCTAGAGGTTATCTATAGTACtagcctggtttcccagatgtgTTTGTGCTGTATCGTACATCCACTCCAGACTAGGGGGGTGGCCACCTTCAATTTGGTGTACCTCCATGTTTCAGTTTATCTGTCCAATAAAGAAatacagttttttatttatttctgttttaagacgttttgctacagtgtgccctaatgaacaccacCCTGGTTGGAGCATACTGTATGCTTTGGTATGTGCTGTAGAGGGCTTTTTACTAGCATGGTGGTCCTAGATCAAAAGACTGGACAAGGACTACCAGGCTAGCCAAATGGGACCAAACTAGGAAAGCCTGCTGTGTTGATGATGTCGAGTTTCCTTCATCCAGACCGAGAGCCAGAACCGATCGTTCACCGTGAGATCCTCCGCTTCCTTCAGCGTCATAGAGATGCCTTATAACAAGAAGCTGGTGTATGAGCTGCCCTCCAACACCACTACGGTGAGTCACGTGGAGCCATCATGGGGATAAACCAGGTCTGCATCTATTCCttatagtagtgcactactttagaccagagcccatgtAGGGCAGGGTTCCCCAATAGGAGGCATGagtaaaatacattttatatatatatatatatatatacagtgagggaaaaaagtaagagaccactgcaaaattatcagtttctctggttttactatttataggtatgtgtttgggtaaaaataagatttttgttttattctataaactactgacaacatttctcccaaattccagataaaaaatattgtcatttagggcatttatttgcagaaaatgacaactggtcaaaataacaaaaaaaagatgcagtgttgtcagaccttgaataatgcaaagaaaataagttccatgttcatttttaaacaacacaatactaatgttttaacttaggaagagttcagaaatcaatatttggtggaataaccctgattttcaatcacagctttcatgcgtcttggcatgctctccaccagtctttcacattgatgttgggtgactttatgccactcctggcgcaagaattcaagcagctcggctatgtttgatggcttgtcaccatccatcttcctcttgatcacattccagaagatttcaatggggttcaggtctggagattgggctggccatgacagggtattgatctggtggtcctccatccacaccttgattgacctggctgtgtggcatggcgcattgtcctgctggaaaaaccaatcctcagagttggggaacaatgtcagagcaaaaggaagcaagttttcttccaggacaaccttgtacgtggcttgattcatgcgtccttcacaaagacaaatctgcccgattccagccttgctgaagcacccccagatcatcaccgatcctccaccaaatttcacagtgggtgcgagacactgtggcttataggcctctccaggtctccgtctaaccattagacgaccaggtgttgggcaaagctgaaaattggactcagaGAAGAtaaccttactccagtcctctacggtccaatccttatggtattttgcaaacctcagcctggctcttctttgcttctcattgatgaagggcttttttctagctttgcacgacttcagccctgcccctaggagcctgtttcgaaccgtcctcgctgtgcacttcaccccagctgccgtttgccattatttttgtaggtcacttgatgtcatcctacggttgttgagtgacattcaaatgagttggTGGTCATCccagtcagtagagagtcgttttcgccctctgccggtctgtagctttgttgtccccaatgtctgctgcttgaccttgttcttatgaaccgctgtcattgacattttaaggatggaagcaacctgacgctcactgtatccctctgccagtaaagccagaattgaacccttcttttcctcactcaactttccttttcaactcttttggcatggtcaatagttattttttgattaatattacttttgaggtactattagcactgtttttgtcatccagctggtcctattgcaagaggatagtgatgaccacagcagtggtttttatacttttcctcgttaaataagatttggttcaggtgatcacctaatcagtacctaattcagtagaatgaggtgtgcctgtgttggaattcaacagacactggaatagaatggctgtcatacatgtagagatgctgatttaagaaaaatgtgcagtggtctcttaattctttccagagctatatatatatatatatatatatatatacacacacagtggggagaacaagggggccggaacataattacatatAATTTGTAGActacaaattgaccacaagaagcccaaacagatataatatttcactaaaacagaatcatttcaaaccttgcttacatttgtatacaatcacatacagtggggagaacaagtatttgatacactgccgattttgcaggttttcctacttacaaagcatgtagaggtctgtcatttttatcataggtacacttcaactgtgagagacggaatctaaaacaaaaatccagaaaatcacattgtgtgtatgatttttaagtaattaatttgcattttattgcatgacataagtatttgatacatcagaaaagcagaacttaatatttggtacagaaacctttgtttgcaattacagagatcatacatttcctgtaggtcttgaccaggtttgcacacactgcagcagggattttggcccactcctccatacagaccttctccagatccttcaggtttcggggctgtcgctgggcaatacggactttcagctccctccaaagatgttctattgggttcaggtctggagactggctaggccactccaggaccttgagatgcttcttacggagccactccttagttcccctggctgtgtgtttcgggtcgttgtcatgctggaagacccagccacgacccatcttcaatgctcttactgagggaaggaggttgttggccatcctcccctcaatacggtgcagtcgtcctgtcccctttgcagaaaagcattcccaaagaatgatgtttccacctccatgcttcacggttgggatggtgttcttggggttgtactcatccttcttcttcctccaaacacggtgagtggagtttagaccaaaaagctctatttttgtctcatcagaccacatgaccttctcccattcctcctctggatcatccagatggtcattgacaaacttcagacgggcctggacatgcgctggcttgagcagggggaccttgcgtgcgtagtgtgttactaatggttttctttgagactgtggtcccagctctcttcaggtcattgaccaggtcctgccgtgtagttctgggctgatccctcaccttcctcatgatcattgatgccccacgaggtgagatcttgcatggagccccagaccgagagtgattgaccgtcatcttgaacttcttccattttctaataattgcgccaacagttgttgccttctcaccaagctgcttgcctattgtcttgtagcccatcccagccttgtgcaggtctacaattttatccctgatgtccttacacagctctctggtcttggccattgtggagacgttggagtctgtttgattgagtgtgtggacaggtgtcttttatacaggtaacgagttcaaacaggtgcagttaatacaggtaatgagtggagaacaggagggcttcttaaagaaaaactaacaggtctgtgagagccggaattcttactggttggtaggtgatcaaatacttatgtcatgcaataaaatgcaaattaattacttaaaaatcatacaatgtgattttctggatttttgttttagattccgtctctcacagttgaagtgtacctatgataaaaatgacagacctctacatgcttgacacaactgtgggatacattggagtcaacattggccagcatccctg is a window from the Coregonus clupeaformis isolate EN_2021a chromosome 23, ASM2061545v1, whole genome shotgun sequence genome containing:
- the LOC123481713 gene encoding integrin alpha-V-like translates to MKGLNPLSGEKNITSPSGGGDRTEGRNRNHVHRRELERNEMEGDLETLDCSKVQCLKIRCQVGRVERGQSAILYIHSRLGVATFLKTESQNRSFTVRSSASFSVIEMPYNKKLVYELPSNTTTVSMSVIWVKSDPEPVPWWVVTLALIAGLLLLALLIFIMYKLGFFKRVRPPQEDATEKEQLAPQENGDRNTDA